Proteins found in one Oscillospiraceae bacterium genomic segment:
- a CDS encoding C40 family peptidase: MPKRAPRLIFTEDEQTAPKVAKAAQKASKAADRLEKAEAKIPKKTVKKQMRVVDQKTGKVTTRLYFEEVDKKRPPSKLSHAVRDAHGVAVSSTVHRKLREADDGNSGTEAADTALGTAEGGSRIVQTAHRSHQEKPYKKADKAETAVDKANVLALNKEYAEQNGSTVNPYSKWQQKRAIKKEYAAAKAGKGASNTAKASETTAKAAKRVEEATKKTGAFIARHKKGFLIVGGIAAVLLLFSVGFSSCSVIMQSLTSSITASTYPLEDADMLAAEAAYCSMEAELQDSLDNYERTHDYDEYHYDLDEIEHDPYVLISAVTALMGGEWTIDEVGDVLGMLFEKQYILTETVTIETRYRTETRTGSYSYTDPNTGETVTEEYEYDVDVPYTYYICTVELENFNLSHVPVYIMSQDQLSMYAMYMATLGNRPELFASSDYIRKYYGTEYEVYEIPAEALEDEQFAAMITEAEKYLGFPYVWGGSSPATSFDCSGFVSYVCNNCGVGWSFGRLGAEGLRGICSYVSAANAKPGDLIFFQGTYDTTGASHVAIYVGNGMMIHCGDPIQYTSIETSYWQQHFMQFGRLPNP; this comes from the coding sequence ATGCCAAAGCGTGCCCCACGGCTTATCTTTACGGAAGACGAGCAGACCGCGCCGAAAGTGGCGAAAGCCGCGCAAAAGGCAAGCAAAGCCGCCGACCGTCTGGAAAAAGCCGAAGCGAAAATACCAAAGAAGACAGTAAAAAAGCAGATGCGCGTCGTTGACCAGAAAACCGGCAAGGTCACGACGCGCTTATATTTTGAGGAAGTGGACAAAAAGCGCCCACCTTCCAAGCTGTCTCACGCTGTACGAGATGCTCACGGTGTTGCTGTCAGCTCCACCGTTCACCGCAAGCTGCGCGAAGCGGATGACGGCAACTCCGGCACAGAGGCAGCAGACACCGCACTTGGAACCGCCGAGGGCGGTTCCCGTATCGTCCAGACGGCACACCGTTCCCATCAGGAGAAGCCGTATAAGAAAGCGGATAAGGCAGAGACGGCGGTGGACAAGGCCAATGTCCTGGCGCTGAACAAGGAATATGCTGAGCAAAACGGCTCTACGGTGAATCCGTATTCCAAATGGCAGCAGAAACGGGCAATCAAGAAGGAGTACGCCGCCGCCAAAGCCGGAAAGGGCGCAAGCAATACCGCAAAAGCCTCTGAAACCACGGCTAAAGCGGCAAAAAGGGTCGAAGAAGCGACAAAGAAAACAGGTGCGTTCATTGCCCGGCACAAAAAGGGCTTTCTTATCGTGGGCGGTATTGCCGCTGTCCTGCTCCTGTTCTCGGTCGGCTTTTCCTCCTGCTCCGTTATCATGCAGAGCCTAACCTCCAGCATCACCGCTTCAACCTACCCACTGGAAGACGCGGATATGCTTGCCGCCGAAGCCGCCTACTGCAGCATGGAAGCAGAACTGCAAGACAGCCTCGACAACTATGAACGCACCCACGATTACGACGAATACCACTATGACCTCGACGAAATTGAGCATGACCCCTATGTGCTTATCTCGGCTGTCACCGCTCTCATGGGCGGCGAATGGACGATTGACGAAGTTGGTGATGTGCTCGGTATGCTGTTTGAAAAGCAGTATATCCTGACGGAAACGGTTACGATCGAAACAAGATACCGAACCGAGACCCGTACCGGAAGTTATAGCTATACAGACCCCAATACCGGCGAGACGGTAACAGAGGAGTATGAGTACGATGTTGACGTTCCATACACCTATTATATCTGCACCGTGGAACTGGAAAACTTCAACCTGTCCCATGTGCCCGTGTATATCATGTCGCAGGATCAGCTCTCCATGTACGCCATGTATATGGCGACCCTTGGCAATCGCCCGGAGCTGTTTGCTTCATCGGATTATATCCGTAAGTATTACGGCACGGAGTATGAGGTCTATGAGATACCGGCTGAAGCTCTGGAGGATGAACAGTTCGCCGCTATGATTACGGAAGCGGAAAAATATCTCGGTTTCCCCTATGTCTGGGGCGGCAGCTCACCGGCGACTTCTTTCGATTGCTCCGGTTTCGTCAGCTATGTCTGCAACAACTGCGGTGTGGGCTGGAGCTTCGGTCGTTTGGGCGCTGAGGGTCTGCGCGGTATCTGTTCCTATGTTTCTGCTGCAAACGCTAAACCCGGCGACCTCATTTTCTTTCAGGGCACTTATGACACGACCGGCGCATCCCATGTTGCCATTTACGTTGGAAACGGAATGATGATTCACTGCGGCGACCCAATCCAATACACAAGCATAGAAACAAGCTACTGGCAGCAGCATTTTATGCAGTTTGGCAGGCTGCCCAATCCGTAA
- a CDS encoding BRO family protein gives MEKNSLMIFENKQFGRIRTLNIDGTPWFVSADVCTALGISRTAVRRLDDDEKGVRSTHTPGGTQKLTVVNEFGLYNLILGSRKPEAKEFKRWITHEVIPSIRKHGAYMTDAVIEHLDENPELVSEYLHRLRDQNDSARELRERLNASRAENARLLPKADYYDSFVYANDLTCFRYTAKELGVPQKKLMGYLFEHNYLFRDRHRKGRAFAKAGKRNDPLFATRDFYTPTAEKSEYTLVTPAGKKHFKGLVSEISAWIPPEKRGEISEGELETDAAIFAK, from the coding sequence ATGGAAAAGAACAGTCTGATGATTTTCGAGAATAAGCAGTTTGGGCGGATTCGGACACTTAACATCGATGGAACCCCATGGTTTGTGTCCGCCGATGTCTGTACCGCACTCGGCATTTCTCGTACTGCTGTAAGACGGTTGGACGATGACGAAAAGGGTGTGCGTTCAACGCACACCCCTGGAGGAACTCAGAAACTCACCGTTGTGAATGAATTTGGCCTATACAATCTGATTCTCGGTTCCCGTAAGCCGGAAGCGAAGGAGTTTAAGCGTTGGATTACACACGAGGTTATTCCCTCCATCCGCAAGCACGGCGCATATATGACCGATGCGGTCATTGAGCATCTGGACGAAAACCCGGAGCTTGTTTCCGAATACCTCCATCGTCTCCGTGACCAGAACGACAGTGCGCGAGAGCTGCGTGAACGGCTGAACGCTTCCCGCGCCGAAAACGCGCGGCTGCTCCCCAAGGCTGATTACTACGATTCATTTGTGTATGCAAACGATCTGACCTGTTTCCGCTATACGGCAAAGGAACTGGGGGTGCCTCAGAAGAAGCTTATGGGCTACCTCTTTGAACACAACTACCTGTTCCGTGACCGCCATCGCAAGGGCCGCGCCTTTGCAAAAGCTGGAAAGCGCAACGATCCGCTGTTCGCCACCCGCGACTTTTACACTCCTACTGCCGAGAAAAGCGAGTACACTCTTGTGACGCCCGCCGGTAAGAAGCATTTCAAAGGGCTTGTCAGTGAAATCAGCGCGTGGATTCCCCCTGAGAAGCGTGGCGAGATCAGCGAGGGTGAGCTTGAAACCGATGCGGCGATATTTGCGAAGTGA
- a CDS encoding DUF4315 family protein, with the protein MNPRIEKLKVERDKLIEKDTAYQARIKVLDEQIMKLENTDIVGIVRENGLTIDELAELMELLEKQPNAAIPEKFVNVEEDDEKR; encoded by the coding sequence ATGAATCCCAGAATAGAAAAGCTCAAAGTGGAACGAGATAAGCTGATTGAGAAAGATACCGCATATCAGGCGCGTATCAAGGTGCTCGACGAGCAGATCATGAAGCTGGAAAACACGGATATCGTCGGCATCGTCAGAGAAAACGGACTGACTATTGATGAGCTGGCCGAGCTGATGGAACTGCTTGAAAAGCAGCCCAATGCCGCGATACCCGAGAAATTTGTGAATGTGGAGGAAGACGATGAAAAAAGGTAA